A window of the Chaetodon trifascialis isolate fChaTrf1 chromosome 9, fChaTrf1.hap1, whole genome shotgun sequence genome harbors these coding sequences:
- the wdr81 gene encoding WD repeat-containing protein 81: protein MDWLMNAVEKDLGVDRRQQGPGPRPRELVALVPTRWVMGLRERRIMRCARFDSVSEAEIRTYLQCSQAKLPPGWTRVCIQGLRKSKLSYRLARDPCHGQMEFMSQDSYVKTMQCVSQHNVRNLWRDTHYKLVQAYAAASEQMHTAAVDAVRQALQKLFNSMFISSDKVSPSLSPAREKEKENYLSSSSSCFSKSQSDHLCPNVLPADCLLETAEVLYVILPYTQYSLHDIVSFSPAKLANSHAKVLFILYQLLIALQTCHAAGLSCGELSLQDIAVDEQLCSRLKINLAHYEELGAEEDANSDVTGREVPKSVLPRDHLCMSQENKRLCEDCFGELKMLVLDWVHGRVSNFRYLMELNRLAGRREGDPNYHPVLPWVVDFTVPFGKFRDLRRSKFRLNKGDKQLDFTYEMTKEALAAAVGNGVGGSGVGGDLSGSVGAGGAGQPDHLHVPHHISDVLSDITYYVYKARQTPKSVLCSHVRSQWEPNEYPASMERMQSWTPDECIPEFYTDPSIFRSIHPDMPDLDVPSWCKSCEEFIEVHRRLLESREVSQHLHHWIDLTFGYKLSGKEAVKAKNVCLHLVDNHTNLTTYGVVQLFDQPHPPRLSPSQYAPAEPPLLGLAALTVPSLHVPQINTMADTVDGMVPESTGCESSGWTMVDRDEELEQGMEALDSLSSTGSSGPVSSSVPMPSTAGGKLGAEHTAVSQSPSSFPGDFTSGLGPGLRSAMLQRGGPTNKKHGEGSLTANNAEEIKITLPECFNPLQPLEELEKLNNFLVKSLHAEVWHPAGSHDGMRDGVIVESLPSLTQLYQRDMQALGVLIAEIFYSSKLRGLKPGNPLRQRFQAVMKLCSASLRDVPLSLHHALETLLLIETHSGTAHRDVPDCPRPLLFKYDPICDGLPPPHPCQLLNSIISPFPFPSYFAALHQFIFSYHTKMETTSSLQGRDVVFHLWQQLETLLRGNITAEGLEILLPFILALMLEESTAVYAAWYLFEPISRVLGPRNANKYLQKPLINVYENPHCLRGRFYLYTDCFILQLIVRLGLQAFLSSLLPHVLQVITGFESCISGSGGEACKGLRGGTCNLGEEEEEDFQCGEVRPSSGSVSGNMGGSSGASGGVVVGDSGLVDYSSGISLNDQVFLSEAEDFQNGFYVNSGAGVAAGKQQSQNSAAKDQDQESLSVGKLSDKSSTSELSLGDGDSMRDRASLKSADSSQDLKHASEGEEGGELEEEEVTETNEGKEGTDDPAAPNLELTLSGCTEASGATVATLEGDFVNGMALEGADKGNVGEQEEDDHDPSEESEEKEQKILLDTVCKTVRWLSAKLGPTVTSRYIARNLLRLLTNCYIGPQKHQFVAPVSEDSSLESVGLGSVYEKKPVVGDQTAGPVLDCLIYIAQLYGEPVLTYQYLPYIGYLVSPPSSQRLNTRKEASLLGAVALTQKIIVFLSDTTLMDMLMKINQDVLLPLLDLLTTPRMGFPSGVQTRTAVCLKTLSLMALICLRIGREMVQQHMADTLRRFFAVFSLLHSLQPQLDRAPRRVVGEVTVVDVCTPEESNVTYELGVLEELQTVFNPEMAHASYIPFYCLIGDMAIRKLVPNHELVWQLAQSYHHSLSQVSPETNPTAASRVELPPSSMGLSSGFARRAGCSPFPAPSTSSTQLGDSLPESGTFGSHLVGNRIQVSRDADYDGSSNLGLANSWGRSSHTTPIITTASTFTTPSVGTASFSSSWMMGPTLEDSALKQELPRSGRSLQGNWLAYWQYEIGLNQQDPHFHFHQIRLQSFLGHSGTTKCLAPLAGEDYFLSGSKDKTVKLWPLYNHGDGTQEVEPRLTYSDHRKSVFYVGQLETSQEVVSCDGTVHLWDQFTGKQIRSYEAVDGKNPITAVTTMPAPHCSVVFGSADSVLRFIDPRKPGLQHEFRLAYNNVSAGLIRYLAVSPSGRTVAAGFSSGFIVLLDARTGLILKGWPAHEGDILQMKAAEGNLVISSSTDYTLTVWKDLEHKPFRQYKSQSDPIHAFDLYGSEIVTGTVANKIGVYSMADISLSPVSSTKLSSENFRGTLTSLAVLPTKRLLLLGSENGAIRLLA from the exons ATGGATTGGTTGATGAATGCAGTTGAGAAGGACTTGGGGGTCGACCGACGGCAGCAAGGCCCAGGTCCTCGTCCCAGGGAGCTTGTAGCCCTTGTTCCTACGCGCTGGGTGATGGgcctgagggagaggaggatcaTGCGCTGTGCCCGCTTCGACAGCGTCAGTGAGGCAGAAATTCGGACGTACCTTCAGTGTTCCCAAGCGAAGTTGCCTCCTGGTTGGACACGTGTGTGCATTCAGGGTCTGAGGAAAAGCAAGCTGAGCTACAGATTGGCCAGAGACCCTTGTCATGGACAAATGGAGTTCATGTCACAGGATTCTTACGTCAAAACCATGCAGTGTGTGTCGCAACATAATGTCAg GAATCTGTGGCGTGACACTCATTACAAGCTCGTGCAGGCATATGCAGCAGCCAGTGAGCAGATGCATACTGCAGCTGTAGACGCGGTGCGTCAGGCTTTACAGAAGCTCTTCAATTCCATGTTCATCTCATCTGACAAAGTGTCTCCATCCCTTTCTCCAgccagagaaaaggagaaagaaaactaCTTGTCATCCAGTTCATCTTGCTTTTCCAAGTCCCAGTCAGACCATCTTTGTCCTAATGTTCTGCCTGCAGACTGTCtgctggagacagcagaggTGCTCTATGTGATTCTACCATATACTCAGTATTCACTCCATGATATTGTCTCCTTCAGCCCAGCCAAGCTTGCTAACAGCCATGCCAAAGTGTTGTTCATTCTGTACCAGTTACTTATAGCCCTGCAGACATGTCATGCAGCAGGTCTTTCTTGTGGAGAACTCTCCCTGCAGGACATAGCAGTAgatgagcagctctgcagccgcCTCAAAATCAACTTAGCCCATTATGAGGAACTTGGGGCAGAAGAGGATGCAAACAGTGATGTTACTGGCAGAGAAGTGCCAAAAAGTGTCCTGCCAAGGGACCACTTATGTATGAGCCAAGAGAACAAGAGACTTTGCGAAGACTGCTTCGGTGAACTCAAGATGTTGGTTCTGGACTGGGTCCATGGACGTGTCAGTAACTTCCGCTACTTGATGGAACTGAACAGGCTAGCAGGACGCCGAGAAGGAGACCCTAATTATCACCCAGTGCTGCCTTGGGTGGTGGATTTCACTGTGCCATTTGGAAAATTCCGGGACCTCaggaggtcaaagttcaggCTCAATAAAGGGGATAAGCAGCTGGACTTCACATATGAGATGACCAAAGAAGCTTTGGCAGCTGCAGTGGGTAATGGGGTAGGTGGAAGTGGTGTAGGTGGAGACCTCAGTGGCTCTGtaggtgctggtggtgctggacAGCCTGACCACCTCCACGTACCTCATCACATATCTGATGTGCTCTCAGACATCACATACTATGTCTACAAAGCCCGGCAGACGCCCAAGTCAGTGTTGTGCAGCCATGTTAGATCCCAGTGGGAGCCTAATGAATACCCAGCCAGTATGGAGCGCATGCAGAGCTGGACCCCCGATGAGTGCATTCCAGAGTTCTACACAGATCCCTCCATTTTCCGCTCTATCCACCCTGACATGCCAGACCTGGATGTGCCTTCCTGGTGCAAGTCGTGCGAGGAGTTCATTGAGGTCCATCGACGCCTtctggagagcagagaggtgtCCCAGCATTTGCATCACTGGATAGATCTCACATTTGGTTATAAGCTTTCTGGTAAAGAAGCTGTCAAGGCCAAGAATGTGTGCCTGCACCTAGTGGACAACCACACCAATCTGACTACCTATGGTGTAGTTCAGCTGTTTGACCAGCCCCACCCACCCCGCTTATCTCCTTCCCAGTATGCCCCAGCAGAACCTCCTCTCCTTGGCCTTGCTGCTCTTACTGTGCCTTCTCTACACGTCCCTCAAATCAACACCATGGCTGACACTGTGGATGGAATGGTGCCAGAGTCCACAGGATGTGAGTCCAGTGGATGGACCATGGtagacagagatgaagagctTGAACAAGGTATGGAAGCTTTAGACTCATTATCGTCCACTGGCTCCTCCGGtcctgtgtcctcctctgtcccaaTGCCAAGCACGGCGGGAGGAAAGTTGGGAGCAGAGCACACTGCTGTCTCTCAGTCCCCGAGTTCATTCCCTGGTGATTTTACAAGCGGCTTAGGCCCTGGTTTACGCAGTGCCATGTTACAAAGAGGTGGGCCAACGAACAAAAAACATGGGGAGGGGAGTCTAACTGCCAACAATGCAGAGGAAATCAAAATCACCCTCCCCGAATGCTTCAACCCATTGCAGCCGTTGGAAGAGCTGGAGAAGTTGAACAATTTCCTGGTGAAGAGTCTGCATGCTGAAGTGTGGCATCCTGCAGGATCTCATGACGGCATGAGAGACGGTGTGATAGTTGAATCTCTGCCCTCTCTTACACAGCTCTACCAAAGAGACATGCAGGCCCTTGGTGTTCTCATCGCTGAGATATTCTACTCCTCTAAACTGAGAGGACTGAAACCAGGCAACCCCCTCAGACAGCGTTTCCAAGCTGTTATGAAGCTATGCTCTGCCAGCCTCCGTGATGTGCCACTGTCTTTGCATCATGCTCTGGAGACACTGCTGCTAATAGAGACGCACTCTGGAACAGCACATAGAGACGTACCAGATTGCCCCCGTCCACTCCTTTTCAAATATGACCCCATCTGCGACGGTCTGCCTCCCCCACACCCCTGCCAATTGTTGAACTCAATCATCTCCCCCTTTCCTTTCCCTTCTTATTTTGCAGCACTTCATCAGTTTATCTTTTCCTATCACACCAAGATGGAGACTACATCTAGTCTTCAAGGACGAGATGTTGTCTTTCACTTGTGGCAGCAGCTTGAGACACTGTTGAGGGGAAACATCACAGCTGAGGGTCTTGAGATTCTCTTGCCTTTCATTCTAGCCCTCATGCTTGAAGAGTCCACTGCTGTCTATGCTGCTTGGTACCTTTTTGAGCCCATCTCTAGGGTACTGGGTCCCAGAAATGCAAACAAGTACTTACAGAAGCCACTGATCAACGTTTATGAAAACCCTCACTGCCTGCGAGGACGTTTCTATCTTTACACTGACTGCTTCATTCTGCAGCTGATTGTGAGGCTCGGCCTGCAAGCCTTTCTGTCCAGCCTACTCCCCCATGTGCTGCAGGTCATCACTGGCTTTGAAAGCTGCATCTCAGGCTCTGGCGGGGAAGCTTGCAAAGGGCTGAGGGGTGGTACATGCAATctaggagaggaagaggaagaagacttTCAGTGTGGTGAGGTGCGACCATCTTCTGGGTCTGTCAGCGGGAATATGGGAGGTAGCAGTGGAGCCAGCGGAGGGGTCGTGGTGGGTGATTCAGGGCTGGTCGATTACTCCTCTGGCATCAGCCTCAATGACCAAGTGTTTCTCTCAGAGGCGGAGGACTTTCAGAATGGGTTCTACGTCAACAGTGGAGCAGGGGTGGCTGCTGGGAAACAGCAGAGCCAGAACTCTGCAGCCAAGGATCAAGACCAGGAGTCTTTAAGTGTGGGGAAACTAAGTGACAAAAGCAGCACAAGTGAGCTGTCACTAGGTGATGGAGACTCGATGCGGGATCGAGCCAGTCTCaaatcagctgacagcagccagGACCTGAAACACGctagtgagggagaggagggaggagagctggaggaagaagaggtgacTGAGACTAATGAGGGCAAAGAGGGTACAGATGACCCTGCCGCTCCCAACCTGGAGCTCACTCTCTCTGGTTGCACAGAAGCTTCAGGAGCCACAGTTGCCACTCTGGAGGGAGACTTTGTGAATGGAATGGCGCTGGAAGGGGCTGATAAAGGCAATgtgggagagcaggaggaggatgaccACGATCCGTCAGAAGAGTCTGAGGAGAAAGAGCAAAAGATTCTTCTTG atacagtcTGCAAAACAGTGCGATGGCTGTCAGCAAAGCTCGGACCAACAGTGACGTCTCGATACATTGCAAGAAATTTGCTGAGATTGCTTACAAATTGTTACATTG GGCCTCAGAAACACCAATTTGTGGCTCCTGTGTCTGAGGACAGCAGTCTGGAGAGTGTGGGACTGGGCAGCGTGTATGAGAAAAAACCTGTGGTTGGAGACCAGACAGCAGGCCCTGTGTTGGACTGTCTCATCTACATAGCTCAACTTTATGGAGAGCCTGTACTCACTTACCAGTACCTGCCTTATATAGGATACCTG GTTTCTCCACCTTCTTCGCAGCGGCTTAACACACGAAAGGAGGCAAGTCTGCTTGGAGCTGTTGCACTTACACAGAAGAtcattgtctttctctctgataCCACTCTGATGGACATGCTTATGAAGATCAATCAGGATGTGCTCCTGCCACTGCTGGACCTGCTCACCACCCCTCGTATGGG GTTCCCCAGTGGGGTGCAGACACGCACTGCCGTCTGTCTCAAGACACTCAGCCTGATGGCTCTCATCTGTCTGCGCATTGGGAGGGAGATGGTGCAACAGCATATGGCTGACACTCTGCGTCGGTTCTtcgctgttttctctctgctgcattcTCTGCAGCCCCAg CTGGACAGGGCACCTCGCAGAGTTGTGGGAGAAGTTACGGTTGTGGACGTCTGCACACCTGAAGAGTCAAATGTCACATACGAGCTGGGGGTattggaggagctgcagactgTTTTTAACCCTGAGATGGCTCATGCCTCCTACATCCCCTTCTATTGTCTCATAG GTGACATGGCAATTCGAAAGCTGGTTCCCAACCATGAGTTGGTCTGGCAGTTGGCCCAGTCCTACCATCATAGTCTGAGTCAGGTGAGTCCAGAAACAAACCCCACAGCAGCATCCAGGGTAGAGCTGCCTCCATCCTCCATGGGTCTCTCTTCGGGCTTTGCCAGACGTGCCGGTTGCAGCCCATTCCCTGCACCCTCGACCAGCTCCACCCAGCTCGGAGACTCCCTCCCTGAGTCAGGCACTTTTGGGAGCCACCTGGTAGGAAACCGCATACAAGTGTCCCGTGACGCTGATTATGACGGTAGCTCGAACCTGGGCTTGGCCAACTCCTGGGGACGCTCCAGTCATACCACGCCCATCATCACCACTGCCTCCACCTTCACCACTCCATCCGTCGGCACagcttccttttcttcctcctggaTGATGGGCCCCACCCTAGAGGACAGTGCTCTGAAGCAGGAGCTCCCTCGCAGCGGCCGCTCATTGCAGGGCAACTGGCTGGCCTACTGGCAGTATGAGATTGGCCTCAACCAGCAGGATCCACATTTCCACTTCCACCAGATCCGACTGCAGAGCTTCCTGGGTCACTCAGGCACTACAAAGTGTTTGGCGCCACTGGCAGGCGAAGATTACTTCCTTTCTGGTAGTAAAGACAAGACTGTGAAACTCTGGCCCCTCTATAACCACGGTGACGGAACACAGGAGGTGGAGCCCAGGCTGACGTACAGCGACCATCGAAAGTCAGTCTTCTATGTTGGACAGCTGGAGACTTCGCAGGAGGTTGTCAGCTGTGATGGTACTGTGCACCTGTGGGACCAGTTTACAG GTAAGCAGATCCGCTCGTACGAAGCCGTGGACGGGAAGAATCCCATCACAGCTGTCACCACCATGCCAGCTCCACactgcagtgttgtgtttggcAGCGCGGATTCTGTTCTCCGCTTCATTGATCCTCGCAAACCGGGACTGCAG CATGAATTTCGTCTGGCATACAACAATGTGAGCGCTGGGCTCATCCGCTACCTGGCAGTGAGCCCTTCAGGGcgcactgtggctgcaggtttctCATCTGGCTTCATTGTTCTGCTAGATGCACGTACTGGACTTATTCTGAAGGGCTGGCCGGCTCACGAGGGAGACATCCTCCAAATGAAG GCTGCAGAAGGAAACTTGGTCATCAGCTCGTCCACCGACTACACACTCACTGTGTGGAAAGATCTGGAACACAAGCCTTTTCGCCAGTACAAGTCGCAGTCCGACCCCATTCACGCCTTTGACCTTTACGGTTCAGAGATTGTTACCGGAACAGTGGCTAACAAGATTGGGGTGTACTCCATGGCGGATATCTCCCTGAGCCCTGTTAGCAGCACAAAGCTGAGCTCGGAGAACTTCCGCGGCACTCTGACCAGCCTGGCAGTCCTGCCCACCAAGAGGCTCCTGCTGCTGGGCTCTGAGAACGGGGCCATCCGGTTATTAGCGTAG